The Arachis duranensis cultivar V14167 chromosome 2, aradu.V14167.gnm2.J7QH, whole genome shotgun sequence genome has a window encoding:
- the LOC107472968 gene encoding uncharacterized protein LOC107472968 translates to MGILHKWWQVTWLIINVSFLFLSSSFVRGSNITDRLESLDDLLCKQAVNDTKGKSIKTAIVYEISIPSNLTGMKISAVRLRAVSFWYRGLNHSFLSLPPKVVAQPSMKRIAILYENLGKWSNLYFNVSNYTMIAPILGFIAYSSSEKELLDCQKIKIDTQGGNITIRFRNVSSHPKNVTPLCAKIGDNGTVEFSNMTKPYFCEAKSQGHYTLVIPSSSAKESSKLWWVLGFVIGVVVLILLALILVAIKIIKRRKIKEMEKVSEVEEAFDTFWIGDTKLPSASMIRTQPSLENEYHYRGGN, encoded by the coding sequence atGGGGATCCTCCATAAATGGTGGCAAGTTACATGGTTGATTATCAATGtttctttcttgttcttatcATCATCTTTTGTTAGAGGCTCAAATATTACTGATAGGCTTGAATCGTTAGATGACTTGCTCTGCAAGCAAGCCGTGAACGATACGAAAGGGAAGTCTATAAAAACAGCCATCGTCTACGAAATTTCGATCCCTTCCAACTTGACAGGAATGAAGATCTCAGCCGTGAGATTGCGTGCCGTTTCGTTCTGGTATCGAGGATTGAATCATAGCTTCCTTAGTCTTCCGCCTAAGGTGGTGGCACAACCTAGTATGAAGAGAATTGCAATACTATATGAAAACTTAGGCAAATGGTCAAATCTTTATTTCAATGTATCAAATTACACAATGATTGCTCCAATTCTTGGTTTCATTGCTTATAGTTCTTCAGAAAAAGAATTGTTAGATTGTCAAAAGATCAAAATTGACACTCAAGGAGGCAACATTACTATCCGGTTTCGAAACGTTTCGTCACACCCGAAAAACGTTACACCACTTTGTGCCAAGATTGGTGACAATGGCACGGTTGAATTTAGCAACATGACCAAGCCATATTTTTGTGAAGCAAAAAGCCAAGGACATTACACGCTTGTGATTCCATCTTCATCAGCAAAAGAATCTTCTAAATTGTGGTGGGTGTTAGGGTTTGTAATAGGTgttgttgtgttgattttaTTGGCTTTGATCTTAGTAGCTATAAAGATTATTAAGAGgagaaaaataaaggaaatggaGAAAGTTTCAGAAGTTGAAGAAGCTTTTGATACATTCTGGATTGGTGACACAAAATTGCCATCAGCTAGCATGATTAGAACTCAACCATCTCTTGAGAATGAGTATCATTATCGTGGTggtaattaa
- the LOC107472971 gene encoding protein CURVATURE THYLAKOID 1A, chloroplastic, whose translation MAAAATTVLLHPRIPTTTNVARCSALPYLPPRLSTTSFTTTPFFSTSLKHFSGSQKPCLLQTRASSEESGSVDANELFTDLKEKWDAVENKSTVLLYGGGAIVAVWLSSILVGAINSVPLLPKIMELVGLGYTGWFVYRYLLFKSSRKELAEDIDGLKKKITGTE comes from the exons ATGGCGGCGGCTGCCACCACCGTGCTCCTCCATCCTAGGATTCCGACCACCACCAACGTTGCACGCTGCTCTGCTTTGCCTTATCTTCCTCCACGCCTCTCCACCACCTCCTTCACCACCACCCCTTTCTTCTCAACTTCCCTCAAACACTTTTCAG GGTCCCAAAAACCTTGTCTGCTTCAAACAAGAGCTTCGTCGGAGGAATCCGGTTCAGTAGACGCGAACGAGTTGTTCACAGATTTGAAGGAAAAG TGGGATGCTGTTGAAAACAAGTCCACAGTACTTCTTTATGGTGGCGGCGCCATAGTTGCTGTTTGGCTATCTTCAATTCTTGTTGGTGCAATAAACTCAGTTCCCTTG CTTCCAAAGATTATGGAGTTGGTAGGGCTAGGGTACACTGGATGGTTCGTCTACCGATACCTTCTGTTTAAG TCTAGCAGAAAGGAGCTAGCTGAGGATATTGATGGACTCAAGAAGAAAATCACTGGAACTGAATAG
- the LOC107473037 gene encoding TMV resistance protein N-like has product MITDVPSSSSSPSPTVKTRRWINHVFISFRGEDTRKGFTDHLYAALERRGCIKTFKDDHDLESGEIISEGLIKGIQESMFALVVLSPNYASSRWCLDELQNIIECREKFNQVVFPIFYGVESSDVRYQRGTFEEAFRKHEERFKEEKGKVERWRDALQKVASYSGWDSKDRCSKTDKHLLMTHDVHQTCELEGLVQEEALHLLCLKAFKQDQPKSQYQNLCSKVVQYTRGLPLALEVLGSHLCGRTPEAWDSALKQLRSSPHPEIQNSLKISFESLASTEREMFLDIACFFKGMNKDEVVKVLENCGHFPQIGIEILIEKSFVTLGWGNKLEMHDLLEEMGKNIVFQESPNDPGKRSRLWSHDDISRVLTQNKGTEAIQAIVHYTRENEARWSSEAFSKTSNIRLLKIRNPCRLSHGLDCLPYALRVLDWLGCPLKTLPLTDQLDVVDINLSWSKIKQLWHGKKILHKLKCINLSFSQNLNQTPDFVEVPNLESLDLGGCKRLTKIHSSVMHLKKLVQLNLEGCKRLKALPGKMEMSSLKVLNLSGCSNMNTIPDFGNCMGHLEELRLDGTAVTELPSSLGCLVGLVLLHLQNCRYLVCLPDTIHKLKSLKVLNVSYCSKLRSLPECLQEMNNLEVLYAINTAIEELPLFLCYLENIKVVSFAGCKESTSVLNCFRVPSAVCRPSLLIRLDLSYCNLLAESIPDGFCGISLRDLDLSGNNFVNLPSDISKHSTLEYLCLNSCKKLQSLPELPLSIKRIDATNCSSLVASVQWHLPRERKGICFPRTRFDMLITGNEIPSWFAPQKSSSFAEIPFPHPSPPTEWLGFALCFLLVADRPLKYYHTWITCYTATQTSANKIMVPDKDDWRAESHVITRIVPLMEPKLPHLYILFLSVGEYLERMHTGYGFGLTCWPENDGSLRIVQAGCRLVCKEDVQDIYGNHSHTSSVGPNKKQTKKKQS; this is encoded by the exons ATGATCACTGATgtaccttcttcttcttcctctccctcTCCCACCGTCAAGACCCGTAGATGGATCAACCATGTATTCATCAGTTTCAGGGGTGAAGACACCAGAAAAGGCTTCACAGATCACCTTTATGCTGCACTGGAAAGAAGGGGTTGTATCAAAACTTTCAAGGATGATCATGACCTTGAGAGTGGGGAAATCATATCTGAAGGGCTCATCAAGGGAATTCAAGAGTCCATGTTTGCGCTTGTTGTCCTCTCACCAAACTATGCTTCCTCAAGATGGTGCTTGGATGAGCTGCAAAACATCATTGAGTGCAGGGAAAAGTTTAACCAAGTGGTTTTTCCTATCTTCTATGGTGTAGAATCCTCTGATGTAAGGTATCAGAGAGGAACCTTTGAAGAAGCTTTCAGAAAACATGAAGAGAGGTTCAAGGAAGAGAAGGGGAAAGTCGAAAGATGGAGAGATGCATTGCAAAAAGTTGCAAGTTATTCCGGTTGGGACTCCAAAGATAG GTGCTCA AAAACCGATAAGCATCTGCTAATGACACATGACGTGCATCAGACTTGTGAGCTTGAAGGCTTAGTTCAGGAAGAAGCCCTTCATTTATTGTGTCTGAAAGCTTTTAAACAAGATCAACCCAAAAGCCAATATCAGAATTTGTGCAGCAAAGTGGTTCAATACACAAGAGGCCTTCCATTGGCACTTGAAGTATTGGGATCCCATCTTTGTGGAAGAACTCCTGAGGCTTGGGATAGTGCTTTAAAGCAATTAAGAAGTTCTCCACACCCTGAAATCcaaaattcattgaaaataaGTTTTGAAAGTTTGGCTAGCACAGAGAGAGAAATGTTTTTGGatattgcttgtttcttcaaAGGCATGAACAAGGATGAAGTAGTAAAAGTGTTAGAAAATTGTGGTCATTTTCCACAAATTggaattgaaattttgattgaaaaatctTTCGTCACTCTTGGTTGGGGTAATAAATTGGAAATGCATGATTTACTTGAAGAAATGGGAAAGAATATAGTGTTTCAAGAATCTCCAAATGATCCAGGAAAACGTAGTAGATTGTGGTCTCATGATGACATCAGCCGTGTGTTGACACAAAATAAG GGAACTGAAGCAATTCAAGCAATAGTACACTATACTCGAGAAAATGAAGCAAGATGGAGCTCTGAAGCTTTCTCCAAGACCAGCAACATAAGGTTGCTAAAGATACGTAATCCGTGTCGTCTTTCCCATGGCCTTGATTGCCTTCCTTATGCACTCAGAGTTCTTGACTGGCTAGGATGCCCTCTGAAAACTCTGCCACTTACTGATCAGCTGGATGTTGTTGACATCAATTTGTCTTGGAGCAAAATTAAACAACTTTGGCACGGAAAAAAG ATTTTACATAAGTTGAAGTGCATCAACTTGAGTTTTTCCCAGAACCTTAACCAAACCCCTGACTTTGTGGAGGTTCCGAATCTCGAATCGTTAGATCTTGGAGGCTGTAAAAGGTTAACCAAAATCCATTCATCTGTTATGCACCTCAAGAAACTTGTTCAATTGAACTTAGAAGGCTGCAAAAGGCTCAAAGCTCTTCCAGGTAAAATGGAGATGAGTTCATTAAAGGTTTTAAATCTTTCTGGTTGCTCAAACATGAACACCATCCCAGACTTTGGGAATTGCATGGGACATCTAGAAGAGCTTCGTTTGGATGGAACTGCTGTAACAGAGCTACCTTCATCATTAGGATGTCTGGTTGGACTTGTTCTTTTGCATTTACAGAATTGCAGGTATCTTGTTTGCCTTCCGGATACCATTCATAAGTTGAAGTCCCTCAAAGTTCTTAATGTTTCTTATTGCTCGAAACTCCGTAGCTTGCCAGAGTGCCTACAGGAAATGAATAATCTGGAAGTACTTTATGCAATCAATACTGCCATTGAAGAACTacctttatttttatgttatctAGAAAACATCAAAGTAGTGTCATTTGCTGGTTGCAAAGAGTCAACATCCGTGTTAAATTGCTTTCGAGTTCCATCTGCTGTTTGCCGTCCATCCCTTTTGATAAGGTTAGATTTAAGTTATTGCAATCTACTTGCTGAATCAATACCAGATGGTTTTTGTGGCATATCGCTGAGGGATTTGGATCTTTCTGGCAACAACTTTGTTAACCTACCAAGCGACATTTCCAAACACTCTACGCTTGAATATCTCTGTCTAAACTCGTGCAAGAAGCTTCAGTCATTGCCTGAGCTTCCATTAAGCATAAAAAGAATAGATGCAACCAACTGTTCCTCATTGGTAGCTTCTGTACAATGGCACTTACCAAGAGAACGGAAG GGGATTTGCTTTCCGAGAACACGATTCGACATGCTTATCACAGGCAATGAAATTCCATCATGGTTTGCACCTCAAAAGTCCTCTTCCTTTGCAGAAATACCATTTCCTCATCCTTCTCCTCCAACTGAATGGCTGGGATTTGCTCTGTGTTTCTTGCTGGTAGCGGATCGGCCTCTGAAGTATTACCATACATGGATCACTTGTTACACGGCAACACAAACATCAGCCAACAAAATAATGGTACCGGATAAAGATGATTGGAGGGCTGAGTCTCACGTGATCACCAGGATTGTTCCTCTTATGGAGCCAAAACTACCTCACCTTTACATTCTCTTTCTGTCCGTTGGAGAATACCTTGAAAGAATGCATACAGGTTATGGGTTTGGTTTGACGTGTTGGCCTGAGAACGACGGTTCATTGAGAATAGTGCAGGCTGGGTGTCGTCTGGTGTGCAAGGAAGATGTTCAAGATATTTATGGAAATCATTCCCATACTTCCTCTGTAGGGcctaataaaaaacaaacaaaaaagaaacaatCGTGA